One window from the genome of [Clostridium] celerecrescens 18A encodes:
- a CDS encoding ATP-dependent helicase, with protein sequence MKEQVTYEGAQKEAILHHKGPMLVLAGPGSGKTFTITHRICHLIETYGVDPSNILVITFTKAAAREMKERFESLVDGRPSAISFGTFHAIFFRILKFAYRYDARSIVREEQKIQYIKEAMDKNQVEVEDEAEFVTSILSEISSVKGEMIDLDHYYSKNCSEEIFKQLYLTYEDRLRKANLIDFDDMMVMCYELFVQRKDILEAWQKKYQYILVDEFQDINRVQYEIVRMLAAPENNLFIVGDDDQSIYRFRGAKPEIMLGFEKDYLGAKKVLLNINFRSTREIVESAGKLIAHNEMRFPKKIITKKGHGKPVVTRVWQDPQEETLEIVQEIMAYAKAGFAWQEIAVLYRTNLGPRLLIEKFMEYNIPFSMKDSVPNLYDHWIAKNIISYIQAASGDLSRTNVLQIVNRPNRYISRDAVENNPVNWESVKSFYQDRSWMVERVEQLEYDLKMIRNMAPVASVNYIRKAVGYDDYIREYAQYRRMKPEELLEVLDQLQESAAGYPTAEEWFRHMKEYGEELKTQAQLREGNSQGVALMTMHSSKGLEYRIVYILDANEGVTPHQKAVLPADLEEERRMFYVAMTRSKERLHVNYVRERYSKKQEVSRFVREYLERE encoded by the coding sequence ATGAAGGAACAGGTCACATATGAGGGAGCCCAGAAGGAGGCAATCCTTCACCACAAAGGTCCCATGCTGGTCCTTGCAGGGCCAGGTTCAGGAAAGACCTTTACCATCACCCACCGGATATGCCATTTAATTGAGACATACGGTGTGGATCCGTCAAATATCCTGGTCATCACCTTTACCAAAGCAGCTGCCAGGGAGATGAAGGAACGTTTTGAAAGCCTTGTGGACGGCAGGCCGTCTGCAATCAGCTTTGGAACCTTTCATGCCATATTTTTCCGGATCTTAAAGTTTGCCTACCGGTACGATGCCCGAAGCATTGTAAGGGAGGAGCAGAAGATCCAGTACATAAAGGAAGCTATGGATAAGAACCAGGTAGAGGTGGAGGATGAGGCGGAATTTGTGACTTCTATCCTGTCGGAAATCAGCTCTGTAAAAGGCGAGATGATTGACTTGGATCATTATTATTCCAAAAACTGCTCTGAGGAAATATTCAAACAGCTTTATCTCACATATGAGGACCGGCTTCGTAAGGCCAATCTCATTGATTTTGACGATATGATGGTGATGTGCTATGAATTATTTGTCCAGAGGAAGGACATCCTGGAGGCATGGCAGAAAAAGTACCAGTATATTCTGGTGGATGAGTTTCAGGATATTAACCGGGTGCAATATGAAATTGTCCGGATGCTGGCCGCGCCGGAAAACAACCTGTTTATTGTAGGGGATGATGACCAGTCTATCTATCGTTTCCGGGGAGCAAAACCGGAAATTATGCTGGGCTTTGAAAAGGATTACCTAGGAGCAAAAAAGGTTCTTTTAAATATCAATTTCCGAAGTACCAGAGAAATCGTGGAGTCTGCCGGAAAGCTGATCGCTCATAATGAGATGCGTTTCCCCAAAAAGATCATAACAAAAAAAGGACATGGAAAGCCGGTTGTTACAAGAGTATGGCAGGATCCACAGGAGGAAACCTTAGAGATTGTTCAGGAAATCATGGCTTATGCAAAAGCCGGATTTGCCTGGCAGGAGATTGCAGTCCTTTACCGGACGAATCTGGGCCCCAGACTCTTAATCGAAAAGTTCATGGAATATAACATCCCCTTCTCCATGAAGGATTCCGTCCCCAACCTATACGATCATTGGATTGCAAAAAATATAATTTCCTATATCCAGGCAGCGTCCGGTGATCTGTCCAGGACCAATGTGCTCCAGATCGTCAACCGGCCGAATCGCTATATCAGCCGGGATGCGGTGGAAAATAATCCGGTAAACTGGGAATCGGTAAAATCCTTTTATCAGGACAGGAGCTGGATGGTGGAACGGGTCGAACAGCTGGAATACGACTTAAAGATGATAAGGAATATGGCGCCGGTGGCTTCTGTAAACTATATCCGGAAAGCGGTGGGATATGACGATTACATTCGGGAATACGCCCAGTACCGGAGGATGAAGCCGGAGGAGCTTTTGGAGGTTTTGGATCAGCTTCAGGAGAGTGCAGCCGGTTATCCCACTGCAGAGGAATGGTTCCGACATATGAAGGAATATGGAGAGGAATTAAAAACTCAGGCTCAGTTAAGGGAAGGAAATTCCCAGGGAGTTGCCCTTATGACCATGCATAGCTCCAAGGGCCTGGAATACCGGATCGTCTACATTCTGGACGCCAACGAAGGCGTGACGCCTCACCAGAAGGCGGTGCTCCCCGCTGATTTGGAAGAGGAGCGGCGGATGTTTTACGTTGCCATGACAAGGTCTAAGGAACGGCTTCACGTCAATTATGTGCGGGAAAGATACAGTAAAAAGCAGGAAGTTTCCCGTTTTGTCCGGGAATATCTGGAACGGGAATGA
- a CDS encoding transglycosylase domain-containing protein — protein MAKHKKKRKSHWSIFFRPIKVILFVFLGVMVLGCLAGGIVFLKYQNEIMACKEKADAIISKTVKTDFSQPTDTRIYDSAGTLIGTINSGHYEYVPISGISKNLQNAYVAQEDRRFYKHHGIDYKGLMRAGVVYLKNKGKATQGGSTITQQVIKNTYLTQEKTIQRKLTEFFAAPRMEDKYSKSDILEFYCNTNFFANRCYGVSEASRYYFDKEAKDLTVWEAATLAGISNNPSRYDPVAHPENATWKRNQIIDNMALCKFITEEEKENAKAQPLTVAKIYEPGTKENYLTSYAIHCAALELMKNDDFVFQYVFNNQASFDSYREQYQELYQAKSDMIRNGGFEIHTSLETPIQNSLQEIIDNRLKGFTDLQENGKLALQGAAVCIDNQTGYVVAIVGGRGTEDEYNRGFLSKRQPGSTIKPLIDYAPAFETGYYYPSRLVNDHLFDKGPKNSGGKYFGNISVREALNRSLNTVAWQVLGDIGVDKGISYLGKMHFAGISYLDNGNSSMSIGGFTEGARVVDMARGYSVLANQGLYSNKTCIVSLESQYDGEIYNGNQADERIFTEDTAYMITDVLKGTLDKPYGTGNGLGLGVPAAGKTGTTNSNKDTWFCGYTKHYTTAVWVGYDTPKAMPGVYGKTYSGKIWQEFMSRINDGLPVLDWDMPATVSLRNVDSTGEKTDAETGRKDLFSSVAESAAKANGSKWKEEEERKKQEAQAQRELEASQEARQAVEQTVSALQSLIGELSALSHRDSSTDETISAAYSLLDQLAGTESYDGLKAQLDEAANHAAYLPKQEDSSGKPQEIGPGVTKPKETIPPVFPGDMDSDEDYAPGFGPGGPDSGAQAVGPGME, from the coding sequence ATGGCGAAACATAAAAAGAAACGCAAAAGTCACTGGTCCATATTCTTTCGGCCCATTAAAGTCATTCTTTTCGTATTTCTGGGAGTTATGGTTTTGGGATGCCTTGCCGGCGGCATTGTATTCTTAAAATATCAGAATGAGATTATGGCCTGCAAAGAAAAAGCGGATGCCATTATAAGCAAGACGGTCAAGACTGATTTTTCCCAGCCAACGGATACGAGAATCTATGATTCCGCCGGAACTTTGATCGGAACCATCAATTCCGGTCACTATGAATATGTCCCGATTTCAGGGATCAGCAAGAACCTTCAGAATGCCTATGTAGCCCAGGAAGACAGAAGATTTTATAAGCATCATGGAATCGACTACAAGGGGTTAATGCGTGCAGGTGTCGTATACTTAAAAAATAAAGGGAAAGCCACCCAGGGAGGAAGCACCATTACCCAGCAGGTGATTAAGAATACCTATCTGACCCAGGAGAAGACGATCCAGAGAAAGCTGACCGAATTTTTTGCAGCGCCCCGTATGGAGGATAAGTATTCCAAGTCGGACATCCTGGAGTTTTACTGCAACACCAATTTCTTTGCCAACCGGTGTTACGGCGTATCTGAGGCCAGCCGCTATTATTTCGATAAAGAAGCAAAGGATTTAACCGTGTGGGAGGCGGCTACCTTAGCGGGAATCAGCAATAATCCGTCAAGGTATGATCCGGTGGCCCATCCGGAAAACGCAACGTGGAAGAGGAACCAGATCATTGATAATATGGCTCTCTGTAAGTTTATTACGGAAGAGGAAAAGGAAAACGCCAAGGCTCAGCCATTGACCGTTGCTAAGATCTATGAGCCGGGAACAAAGGAAAATTATCTGACAAGCTATGCCATACACTGCGCTGCTTTGGAATTAATGAAGAACGATGATTTTGTATTCCAGTATGTTTTTAATAACCAGGCCTCTTTTGATTCTTACAGAGAACAGTACCAGGAACTTTATCAGGCAAAGAGCGATATGATCCGGAACGGAGGCTTTGAAATACATACCAGCTTAGAGACACCTATCCAAAACTCCTTGCAGGAGATTATTGACAACCGGCTGAAAGGTTTTACGGATCTGCAGGAGAATGGAAAATTAGCCTTACAGGGGGCAGCGGTATGCATTGACAACCAGACCGGATATGTGGTGGCCATTGTGGGTGGCCGGGGTACGGAGGATGAGTACAACCGGGGATTCTTAAGCAAGCGCCAGCCAGGGTCTACCATAAAACCTCTGATCGATTATGCTCCTGCCTTTGAAACCGGATATTATTATCCCTCCAGACTGGTAAATGACCATCTGTTTGATAAAGGGCCTAAAAACAGCGGAGGAAAATATTTTGGCAATATTTCCGTGAGAGAGGCATTGAACCGAAGTCTTAATACGGTGGCCTGGCAGGTGCTGGGAGACATCGGCGTTGACAAAGGCATAAGCTATCTGGGAAAGATGCATTTTGCAGGAATAAGCTATCTGGATAACGGAAACAGCAGCATGAGCATCGGAGGCTTTACGGAAGGTGCCAGAGTGGTGGATATGGCAAGGGGATACTCCGTTTTGGCGAACCAAGGGCTGTACAGCAATAAAACATGCATCGTCAGCTTAGAAAGTCAGTATGACGGCGAGATATACAATGGAAACCAGGCGGATGAAAGGATATTTACGGAAGATACCGCTTACATGATCACCGATGTATTAAAGGGGACGCTGGATAAGCCTTACGGAACAGGTAATGGCCTGGGGCTTGGAGTTCCGGCCGCGGGAAAGACCGGAACCACCAACAGCAATAAGGACACCTGGTTTTGCGGGTATACAAAGCATTACACAACAGCTGTGTGGGTAGGATATGACACTCCAAAGGCCATGCCCGGAGTTTACGGTAAAACCTATTCGGGAAAGATTTGGCAGGAATTTATGTCCAGGATAAACGATGGACTTCCGGTTCTGGATTGGGATATGCCGGCAACCGTTTCCCTTAGGAATGTGGATTCCACAGGAGAAAAAACTGACGCTGAAACAGGAAGGAAGGATCTGTTTTCTTCTGTTGCAGAATCAGCAGCCAAAGCCAATGGAAGTAAATGGAAGGAAGAGGAAGAGCGTAAAAAGCAGGAGGCCCAGGCCCAGAGAGAATTAGAGGCTTCCCAGGAAGCCAGGCAGGCGGTGGAGCAGACAGTTTCTGCCCTTCAGTCCCTGATCGGGGAATTATCTGCCCTGAGTCACAGGGACAGCTCAACGGATGAAACCATAAGTGCTGCCTACAGTCTTTTGGACCAGCTGGCTGGAACTGAATCTTATGATGGGTTAAAGGCTCAGCTTGATGAGGCGGCAAATCACGCTGCATACTTACCAAAGCAGGAGGATTCTTCCGGGAAGCCCCAGGAGATCGGTCCGGGAGTCACCAAGCCGAAGGAAACGATTCCGCCGGTATTTCCGGGGGATATGGATTCAGACGAGGATTATGCTCCCGGCTTTGGTCCGGGAGGCCCTGATTCCGGTGCACAGGCAGTAGGGCCGGGTATGGAATAA
- a CDS encoding L-lactate dehydrogenase has protein sequence MRTDKRKIVLVGTGMVGMSYAYSLLNQGVCDELVLIDINRKRAEGEAMDLNHGLAFSASHMKIYAGEYKDCSDADIVVICAGVAQKSGETRLDLLKRNAAVFQSIVQPVTESGFNGVFLVATNPVDIMTRITYSLSGFNPKRVLGSGTTLDTARLRYLLGDSLRVDPRNVHAYVMGEHGDSEFVPWSQAMIATKPILSLCEEEGMVCKSELERIEDEVRGAAYRIIEAKQATYYGIGMALTRITRAILGDENSVFTVSAMLRGEYGQSEVYAGVPCIINKNGIQRIISLSLTDEEMKQLQNSCDTLRESFDGIL, from the coding sequence ATGAGAACAGATAAAAGAAAGATTGTATTAGTCGGTACAGGCATGGTGGGAATGAGTTATGCCTATTCCCTTTTGAACCAGGGAGTTTGCGATGAACTTGTTTTGATTGACATCAACCGGAAAAGAGCGGAGGGCGAGGCGATGGACTTAAACCATGGACTTGCTTTTTCCGCATCCCATATGAAGATTTATGCAGGAGAATACAAAGACTGCTCGGATGCGGACATTGTTGTGATCTGCGCAGGAGTAGCCCAGAAATCCGGGGAGACAAGGCTTGATTTGCTAAAGCGCAATGCGGCCGTATTCCAGTCCATTGTGCAGCCGGTAACGGAATCAGGCTTTAACGGGGTTTTCCTTGTGGCTACCAATCCTGTGGATATTATGACGAGAATTACCTATTCGTTGTCAGGCTTTAATCCCAAGCGGGTGCTTGGAAGCGGCACGACTCTGGATACGGCCAGGCTCCGGTATCTGTTAGGGGATTCCTTGCGGGTGGATCCAAGAAATGTCCATGCCTATGTCATGGGAGAGCACGGAGACAGTGAGTTTGTGCCCTGGAGCCAGGCCATGATCGCCACAAAGCCCATCCTATCCCTTTGCGAAGAGGAGGGCATGGTATGCAAGAGTGAGCTGGAACGGATCGAAGATGAGGTCCGGGGAGCAGCTTACCGGATCATTGAGGCCAAGCAGGCCACCTATTATGGAATCGGCATGGCACTCACCAGAATCACCAGGGCGATCCTGGGGGATGAAAACAGCGTTTTTACGGTATCTGCTATGCTGAGGGGAGAATACGGGCAATCTGAGGTATACGCAGGAGTTCCCTGTATCATCAATAAAAACGGGATTCAGAGAATTATTTCCCTGTCATTAACGGATGAAGAGATGAAACAGTTGCAAAATTCGTGTGATACCCTTCGGGAAAGCTTTGATGGCATACTATAA
- the gltX gene encoding glutamate--tRNA ligase translates to MSKIRTRYAPSPTGRMHVGNLRTALYAYLIAKHEGGDFLLRIEDTDQERYVEGAVEIIYRTLRETGLIHDEGPDKDGGVGPYVQSERQASGIYLEYAKKLVEKGEAYYCFCTQVRLDSLKKTVDGQEIMTYDKHCLHLSKEEVEANLAAGMPYVIRQNNPTDGTTSFHDEIYGDISVDNSELDDMVLIKSDGYPTYNFANVVDDHLMGITHVVRGNEYLSSSPKYNRLYAAFGWDVPVYVHCPLITNEEHKKLSKRSGHSSYEDLIMQGFISEAVVNYVALLGWSPVGNQEIFSLDDLIKEFDFRNISKSPAVFDMTKLRWMNSEYMKSMDFERFYQLAEPYLKAVVKKDLDLKKIAAMVKTRIEVFPDIAEHIDFFETLPEYDTAMYTNKKMKTGSETSLDLLQDVLPILEAQEDYSNDALYETLSKYVSEKGYKTGFVMWPIRTAVSGKQMTPAGATEIMEVLGKEETLMRIRKGIQLLSNGAC, encoded by the coding sequence ATGAGTAAAATAAGAACAAGATACGCACCGAGTCCTACGGGCCGTATGCACGTAGGAAATTTAAGAACTGCATTGTATGCTTATCTGATTGCTAAACATGAGGGCGGCGATTTCCTTCTCCGCATTGAAGATACAGATCAGGAACGTTATGTGGAAGGTGCTGTCGAGATCATTTATAGAACCTTAAGAGAGACCGGGCTTATCCATGACGAAGGTCCGGATAAGGATGGCGGCGTAGGCCCCTATGTACAGAGTGAGCGCCAGGCCTCCGGTATTTATTTAGAATATGCGAAAAAGCTTGTGGAAAAAGGGGAAGCTTATTACTGCTTCTGTACTCAGGTGAGGCTTGATTCCCTTAAAAAGACCGTGGATGGCCAGGAGATCATGACTTATGATAAGCACTGCCTCCATCTTTCCAAAGAAGAGGTTGAAGCCAATCTGGCTGCGGGAATGCCTTATGTCATCCGCCAGAACAATCCTACGGATGGAACGACTTCCTTCCATGATGAGATATACGGAGACATTTCCGTGGACAACTCGGAGTTAGATGATATGGTACTAATCAAATCCGACGGATATCCGACATATAATTTTGCAAACGTAGTAGATGATCATCTCATGGGAATTACCCATGTAGTGAGAGGAAACGAATATTTGTCCTCTTCCCCAAAGTATAACCGTCTTTATGCCGCTTTTGGCTGGGACGTTCCGGTATATGTGCACTGTCCGCTGATTACCAACGAGGAGCACAAGAAGCTGAGTAAAAGAAGCGGTCATTCCTCTTATGAGGATCTGATCATGCAGGGCTTCATATCTGAAGCTGTTGTGAATTACGTTGCTCTTCTGGGCTGGTCCCCGGTAGGCAATCAGGAGATTTTCTCCCTGGATGATCTGATAAAGGAATTTGACTTCCGTAATATCAGCAAATCCCCGGCAGTTTTTGATATGACCAAGCTGCGGTGGATGAACAGTGAATATATGAAATCCATGGACTTTGAGCGGTTCTATCAGCTGGCAGAGCCTTATCTGAAGGCAGTTGTTAAGAAGGATTTAGACTTAAAGAAAATCGCAGCCATGGTTAAAACAAGAATTGAAGTTTTTCCGGATATTGCAGAACATATTGATTTCTTTGAGACTTTACCGGAATACGATACGGCCATGTATACCAATAAGAAGATGAAGACAGGCAGCGAAACCTCCCTTGACTTATTGCAGGATGTGCTTCCAATTCTGGAAGCTCAGGAGGATTACAGCAATGATGCGCTGTATGAAACGCTTTCAAAGTATGTTTCCGAAAAAGGGTATAAAACCGGTTTTGTTATGTGGCCCATCCGCACCGCAGTTTCAGGAAAGCAGATGACTCCCGCAGGCGCTACCGAGATTATGGAGGTCCTTGGAAAAGAGGAGACCCTTATGAGAATAAGAAAGGGAATCCAGCTTTTAAGCAATGGAGCGTGTTAA
- the mgtE gene encoding magnesium transporter, which yields MQENYNVEELMELADSRQFRKLKDVLMEYNEVDIAAFIEALDSEKTVVVFRMLPKGMASDVFACLEVEKQEHIINSMTDHELGTIVEDLFVDDAVDMLEELPASVVKRVLRNATPDTRKLINQFLNYPENSAGSIMTAEYVGLKKTMTVAQAFDYIRAHGVDKETIYTCYVMDATRRLEGVVTVKDLLMNPYEVAIGDIMDTHVIKAVTTEDQEAVADSFRKYGLLSLPVVDHEDRLVGIVTVDDVVDVMEQEATEDFEKMAAMIPSEKPYLKTSVFQLAKNRIMWLLVLMISSMVTGGILARYESAFAVIPLLVTFIPMLTDTGGNAGSQSSTMIIRGMAVGEIETKDFFRVFLKEFKVAILVGLILGVVNYIRLILLYPGQQMLCLTVMLSLLITVIVAKTIGGILPIAAKVFHMDPAIMAAPLITTIVDAVSLIIYFRLACKLLGL from the coding sequence ATGCAGGAGAATTACAATGTGGAAGAACTGATGGAGCTGGCTGACAGCCGTCAGTTCAGAAAACTGAAGGATGTGCTGATGGAATACAATGAAGTAGATATTGCAGCTTTCATTGAAGCATTGGATTCAGAAAAGACAGTGGTGGTGTTCCGGATGCTTCCCAAGGGGATGGCAAGTGATGTGTTCGCATGCCTGGAGGTGGAGAAGCAGGAACACATTATAAACAGCATGACTGATCACGAATTGGGAACAATTGTAGAAGACCTATTTGTGGATGATGCGGTGGACATGCTGGAGGAGCTGCCGGCCAGCGTGGTAAAAAGGGTTCTGCGAAATGCGACTCCTGATACCAGAAAGCTGATCAACCAGTTTTTAAACTATCCGGAAAACAGCGCAGGAAGCATTATGACGGCTGAATATGTGGGGCTTAAAAAGACCATGACCGTGGCGCAGGCCTTTGACTATATCAGAGCGCATGGAGTGGATAAAGAAACTATTTACACCTGCTATGTGATGGATGCCACGAGAAGACTGGAGGGTGTGGTAACGGTCAAGGATCTTTTGATGAATCCCTATGAGGTCGCCATCGGTGATATCATGGATACCCATGTCATAAAGGCGGTCACGACAGAAGACCAGGAGGCCGTGGCGGACAGCTTTCGGAAATACGGTCTTTTAAGCCTTCCTGTAGTGGATCATGAAGACCGCCTGGTGGGAATCGTTACCGTCGATGATGTTGTGGATGTTATGGAGCAGGAAGCCACGGAGGACTTTGAAAAGATGGCCGCCATGATTCCCAGTGAAAAACCATATTTAAAAACCAGCGTGTTCCAGCTGGCGAAAAACAGGATCATGTGGCTTCTTGTACTGATGATCAGCAGCATGGTGACCGGCGGGATCCTGGCAAGATATGAATCGGCCTTTGCAGTGATTCCTCTGCTCGTGACCTTTATTCCCATGCTTACGGATACAGGCGGCAATGCAGGAAGCCAGAGCAGTACCATGATAATAAGAGGAATGGCAGTGGGAGAGATTGAAACAAAAGATTTTTTCCGGGTATTTTTAAAAGAGTTTAAGGTAGCTATCCTTGTGGGACTTATCCTGGGGGTTGTGAATTATATCCGCCTGATCCTCCTTTATCCCGGGCAGCAGATGCTTTGTCTGACTGTGATGCTCAGCCTTTTGATCACAGTTATTGTGGCAAAGACCATCGGCGGAATTCTTCCCATCGCAGCCAAGGTGTTTCATATGGATCCGGCAATTATGGCGGCTCCCCTCATTACCACAATCGTGGATGCGGTCAGCCTGATCATATATTTCCGGCTGGCCTGCAAGCTTCTGGGATTATAA
- a CDS encoding short-chain dehydrogenase, with translation MRRNNDGGGTMAKQENGYKANIGSPSLILIFIVMCLITFGMLSLSTAKSELNLAERNASAVTEYYRADGEGEAFYQMVLNKAAKVWEKSQDPQERKQLLSREFGDAYEPDKGTVTVYIPMERSQALSIELVFPREGEEAIQISKWKVIQTEDYEIDHSMPVWTGGET, from the coding sequence ATGAGACGCAACAATGACGGAGGTGGAACCATGGCAAAGCAGGAGAATGGATACAAGGCCAATATAGGCAGTCCTTCCCTTATACTCATATTTATTGTCATGTGCCTGATAACTTTTGGGATGCTTTCTCTTAGTACCGCCAAAAGTGAGCTGAATCTGGCAGAACGCAATGCTTCTGCTGTGACAGAGTACTACCGGGCTGACGGAGAAGGAGAGGCATTTTATCAGATGGTTTTAAATAAGGCAGCGAAAGTATGGGAAAAGAGCCAGGATCCCCAGGAACGGAAACAGCTTTTGTCCCGGGAGTTTGGTGATGCCTATGAGCCGGATAAGGGAACCGTGACTGTATATATCCCTATGGAACGGTCCCAGGCCCTTTCTATAGAACTGGTTTTCCCCCGGGAAGGGGAAGAAGCTATCCAGATATCAAAGTGGAAGGTAATTCAGACAGAGGATTATGAAATTGATCATTCCATGCCGGTGTGGACAGGCGGGGAGACTTAA
- a CDS encoding type IV pilus twitching motility protein PilT: MKVIDLLSAAVAQKASDIFLVPGMPFSYKIGSRIINQNEEKLSSAQMEVLITELYELAGDRTMEKVREHGDDDFSFALPGVSRFRSSIFRQRGSLAAVIRVVTFELPDYRTLHIPEVVMDVARMTKGFVLVTGPAGSGKTTTLACIIDKINNTRNSHVITLEDPLEYLHRHKKSVVTQREVTTDTDSYVTGLRAALRQAPDVILVGEMRDYETIRIAMTAAETGHLVISTLHTVGAANTIDRIIDNFPPNQQQQIRMQLSMVVQAVVSQQLIPAVDGSVYPAFEIMFFNNAIRNMIRESKTHQIDSVIATGQGEGMISMDSSILNLYKEGKITRENAIIYSGNSELMAKKIDRGL; encoded by the coding sequence ATGAAAGTAATAGATTTGTTAAGTGCTGCTGTGGCGCAGAAAGCATCGGATATTTTTCTGGTACCAGGCATGCCGTTTTCATATAAAATAGGAAGCAGGATCATAAATCAGAATGAAGAAAAGCTATCTTCGGCTCAAATGGAGGTATTGATCACCGAATTATATGAGTTAGCGGGAGACAGAACCATGGAGAAGGTGCGGGAGCATGGGGATGATGATTTTTCCTTTGCCCTTCCCGGGGTTTCCAGGTTTCGCTCCAGCATATTCCGTCAGAGGGGTTCCCTTGCAGCGGTGATCCGGGTGGTGACCTTTGAACTGCCTGATTACAGAACGCTTCATATTCCTGAGGTTGTAATGGATGTTGCCAGGATGACCAAGGGATTTGTCCTGGTCACAGGGCCGGCGGGAAGCGGTAAGACTACCACCCTGGCCTGTATCATTGACAAGATCAATAATACCCGCAACTCCCATGTGATCACTCTGGAAGATCCGCTTGAATATCTGCACCGCCATAAGAAGAGCGTGGTGACTCAGAGGGAGGTAACCACAGACACGGACAGCTATGTGACCGGCCTTCGTGCAGCTCTGCGCCAGGCTCCCGATGTGATCCTTGTAGGTGAGATGAGGGATTATGAAACCATACGGATCGCCATGACAGCTGCGGAAACCGGTCATCTGGTGATTTCAACCCTTCATACGGTGGGAGCGGCCAATACCATTGACCGCATCATTGATAACTTCCCGCCAAACCAGCAGCAGCAGATCCGGATGCAGCTTTCCATGGTAGTTCAGGCCGTGGTCTCCCAGCAGCTGATCCCTGCTGTGGATGGAAGTGTCTATCCGGCATTTGAAATCATGTTCTTTAATAATGCCATCCGGAATATGATCCGCGAATCCAAAACCCATCAGATTGATTCTGTGATCGCCACCGGCCAGGGAGAAGGTATGATTTCCATGGATTCCAGTATTTTAAATTTATATAAGGAAGGAAAGATCACCAGGGAAAACGCCATCATTTACAGCGGAAACAGCGAATTGATGGCAAAAAAAATCGATCGGGGACTGTAA
- a CDS encoding DUF4860 domain-containing protein has product MSGKEYHRGQMANALFTILLFLVFVLCALFSVLIGGKVYENINVRAENTYQKDVALSYIANKVRQGDEAGRVTLTEMAGIPVLKLQQEIQESVYVTLIYYQDGRLWELFTDEESGLGVGDGNEILECSPVSMEMAGRLLHIKTEMEGGDSLWLSLRSGGADDE; this is encoded by the coding sequence GTGAGCGGAAAAGAATACCATAGAGGCCAGATGGCCAATGCTCTGTTTACCATACTGCTGTTTCTAGTATTTGTGCTCTGCGCTTTATTCTCGGTGCTTATCGGAGGCAAAGTCTATGAGAATATTAATGTCAGAGCAGAGAATACCTACCAAAAGGATGTAGCCTTAAGCTACATAGCCAACAAAGTGAGACAGGGGGATGAAGCCGGCAGGGTTACTTTGACAGAGATGGCAGGAATCCCTGTCCTTAAGCTGCAACAGGAGATACAGGAATCTGTTTATGTGACCCTCATTTATTATCAGGATGGCAGGCTGTGGGAGCTGTTTACAGACGAAGAAAGCGGCCTGGGAGTAGGAGACGGGAATGAGATTCTGGAATGCAGCCCGGTTTCCATGGAAATGGCTGGCAGGCTTTTGCATATAAAAACGGAGATGGAAGGCGGAGACAGCCTCTGGCTTTCCCTAAGAAGCGGAGGGGCAGATGATGAATAG